The Stomoxys calcitrans chromosome 3, idStoCalc2.1, whole genome shotgun sequence genome includes a region encoding these proteins:
- the LOC106081393 gene encoding condensin complex subunit 2, translating into MLTMTPAHTDSPLRRSEAAVLKEGQSHNVTINDDEEERRQARRRTILSNAGDSACLEENETLKKCLEIYNGNKLSKDNAWSVSLIDTLSTLLDRHHKSLNNFKVAGSSLEASSKVYSLRVDSIHTDVLRMSAGLNAQKFNEKQLRDDDDEDDVATGGEGGNDPNASAAGADGGAAAEKPAPKKQKKKRNLVSTITKNKDTINARLDTVPLQDPVFGKLNSIVGSINSSNRLMNNILLTTDSELRLRTTFPIWDAQPPPVCDYTEEVPLSTENESELAPCDRLFKISNFDDMELRPSHGGYVISDTPIDDANDDKDETQPRRMSLGSDCEDGPPGCSDGGGGGDDIHSFAPFHNANEMGMAFDINAECEPMPALSENVPIMDVNYEELDDDLTIEERNAIHNCRGLRKQPVLIEDLRPVDASSKLEYSYRPLDKISQFWAGPSHWKFKRARPRSTLAGQQHHITEDGAAARNQNPKSRRNRQAIEKKKSKQLNFGEFHDELFVKMDDSYKSRKVNMQKKWDQRKLKLPMDLRLDPLRFSYYTLAPGLPVFVQQDEQETLNASAEATLTPNNEVGPADEGHFNDCADDMPFSDPMGGNDGVGGADMANVSHSSAGLNAENNPQAADGANANDDDNRENLNETVLEIATEYEGAPSQVTKIIVPFAKRAKVIDMKNLKRSCTVLLQKQFKQPVRDEEIPSHPIPKQEQYQSGVGSFHEIYDHLPEILPKAMAESLSTSIAFYSVLHLANEFDLRLIPEEDLKDFKIRKVTG; encoded by the exons ATG CTGACTATGACACCCGCACACACGGACTCGCCACTGAGACGATCCGAGGCTGCCGTTTTGAAGGAGGGCCAAAGCCACAACGTCACAATAAACGATGACGAAGAGGAGCGAAGACAGGCCCGTCGACGTACCATATTGTCCAATGCTGGTGATTCGGCATGTCTTGAGGAAAACGAGACGCTAAAGAAATGTTTGGAAATCTATAATGGCAACAAATTGAGCAAGGATAATGCTTGGTCCGTATCCCTGATTGATACTCTGTCGACCTTGCTGGACAGGCATCACAAATCGTTGAACAATTTTAAG GTTGCTGGTTCATCTCTGGAGGCCTCTTCAAAAGTCTACAGTCTACGTGTGGACTCAATACACACCGATGTGTTACGCATGTCGGCGGGATTGAATGcccaaaaattcaatgaaaaacaGTTGCGagacgatgatgatgaggacGATGTGGCCACTGGCGGTGAGGGGGGCAATGATCCAAACGCAAGTGCGGCGGGAGCTGATGGAGGTGCGGCCGCCGAAAAGCCAgccccaaaaaaacaaaaaaagaagcgCAATCTTGTATCAACAATCACAAAAAATAAGGATACCATTAATGCTCGCCTGGATACGGTGCCTTTGCAAGATCCCGTCTTTGGCAAACTCAATTCGATTGTGGGTTCCATCAACTCATCGAATCGCCTCATGAACAACATACTATTGACCACCGATTCCGAGCTGCGTCTAAGGACAACATTTCCCATTTGGGATGCCCAGCCACCGCCAGTGTGTGATTATACCGAAGAGGTTCCCCTGAGTACGGAAAACGAAAGTGAACTGGCGCCGTGCGATCggctatttaaaatttccaacTTCGATGATATGGAATTACGTCCCTCACATGGAGGCTATGTCATATCCGATACGCCCATAGATGATGCAAACGATGACAAAGATGAAACACAGCCGCGGCGTATGAGCCTTGGGTCGGATTGTGAGGATGGACCACCGGGTTGTTCGGATGGTGGCGGCGGTGGTGATGATATCCACAGTTTTGCACCATTTCACAATGCCAATGAAATGGGCATGGCTTTCGATATAAATGCTGAATGTGAACCGATGCCTGCCTTAAGTGAAAATGTTCCCATAATGGATGTCAACTATGAAGAGTTAGATGATGATTTAACCATTG AGGAACGCAACGCGATACATAACTGCCGTGGTCTACGCAAACAACCTGTACTTATCGAAGATTTGCGCCCCGTAGATGCAAGTTCAAAACTAGAATACTCTTATCGTCCTCTCGATAAGATCTCACAATTTTGGGCAGGTCCCTCACATTGGAAATTTAAAAGGGCTCGTCCTAGAAGTACGCTTGCTGGTCAACAGCATCATATCACAGAAGATGGGGCGGCGGCACGTAATCAAAACCCCAAGTCGCGGCGTAACCGGCAGGCTATCGAAAAGAAAAAgtcaaaacaattaaattttggTGAATTTCACGATGAGCTTTTTGTAAAAATGGACGATAGCTATAAGAGTCGCAAGGTGAATATGCAAAAGAAATGGGATCAGCGAAAACTTAAACTGCCAATGGATTTACGTTTGGATCCCCTGAGATTTTCCTATTATACGCTGGCTCCTGGCCTGCCCGTATTTGTGCAGCAAGACGAACAAGAAACCCTTAATGCATCGGCTGAGGCAACATTGACGCCGAATAATGAAGTGGGACCTGCAGATGAAGGACATTTCAATGACTGTGCCGATGATATGCCCTTTAGTGATCCCATGGGTGGGAATGATGGCGTTGGGGGTGCCGACATGGCAAATGTATCACATAGTAGTGCAGGCCTCAATGCCGAAAATAACCCGCAAGCTGCTGATGGCGCTAATGCCAACGACGATGACAATAGAGAGAATTTAAATGAGACCGTCTTGGAGATAGCCACCGAGTACGAGGGCGCTCCCTCTCAGGTAACCAAGATCATAGTGCCGTTTGCCAAGCGCGCCAAGGTGATTGATATGAAAAATCTCAAGCGTAGCTGTACAGTATTATTGCAAAAACAATTCAAACAACCAGTGAGGGACGAAGAAATACCCAGCCATCCCATACCCAAACAGGAACAATATCAGTCCGGTGTGGGTAGCTTCCATGAGATCTATGACCATCTACCTGAAATATTGCCCAAGGCCATGGCCGAATCATTGTCCACCTCCATAGCGTTCTACTCCGTACTGCACTTAGCCAATGAGTTCGATTTGCGGCTGATACCCGAAGAAGACCTCAAAGATTTCAAAATACGCAAAGTGACGGGATAG